One stretch of Pandoraea oxalativorans DNA includes these proteins:
- the boxA gene encoding benzoyl-CoA 2,3-epoxidase subunit BoxA has translation MNGPVPVEVLKQHLIDPEICIRCNTCEETCPIDAITHDENNYVVRADTCNGCMACISPCPTGAIDNWRDVLKAEAYAVEDQLTWDELPVQDDALAGQGTIGEAAEGAAGGASGASADASEPVIGGSDLVRGSVVPPWSAAKPYVNLYNHKAPVQATVVGNYRVTDASTESDIHHIVLDFGKQPFPVLEGQSIGIIPPGTTADGRAHHARQYSIASPRDGERPGYNNLALTVKRVTKDHQGQAVGGVCSNYLCDLKKGDVVNVMGPFGSTFLMPNHADSRLLMICTGTGAAPMRAMTEYRRRRRMKGATGKLMLFFGARTQGELPYFGPLLNLPKDFIDTNLAFSRTPGSPKRYVQDAMRERAADVAALLRHEHTYIYVCGLKGMEDGVLQVLQTIAGDAGLDWQTLWQRMKTEGRLHLETY, from the coding sequence ATGAACGGCCCCGTTCCGGTCGAAGTCCTGAAGCAGCATCTGATCGATCCGGAGATCTGCATTCGCTGCAACACCTGCGAGGAGACGTGTCCGATCGACGCGATCACGCATGACGAGAACAATTACGTCGTGCGCGCGGACACGTGCAATGGATGCATGGCGTGTATCTCGCCGTGCCCGACGGGGGCCATCGACAACTGGCGCGACGTGCTCAAAGCCGAGGCCTACGCCGTCGAGGACCAGCTCACGTGGGACGAACTCCCCGTGCAGGACGATGCGCTCGCCGGGCAGGGCACGATCGGTGAGGCGGCGGAGGGCGCGGCTGGCGGTGCGTCTGGTGCGTCCGCCGATGCGTCGGAACCCGTCATCGGTGGCTCGGATCTGGTGCGCGGCTCGGTCGTGCCGCCGTGGTCCGCTGCGAAGCCTTACGTCAACCTCTATAACCACAAGGCCCCGGTGCAGGCCACCGTGGTCGGCAACTATCGCGTGACGGATGCGAGTACCGAGAGCGACATTCATCACATCGTGCTCGATTTCGGCAAGCAACCGTTCCCGGTGCTCGAAGGGCAGTCGATCGGCATCATCCCGCCGGGCACGACGGCGGACGGGCGTGCACACCATGCGCGCCAGTATTCGATTGCGTCGCCGCGCGATGGGGAGCGTCCGGGATACAACAATCTGGCGCTCACGGTGAAGCGCGTGACGAAGGACCATCAAGGGCAGGCTGTCGGTGGTGTGTGCTCGAACTATCTGTGCGACCTGAAGAAGGGTGACGTGGTCAACGTGATGGGACCGTTCGGCAGCACGTTCCTGATGCCGAACCACGCCGACTCGCGTCTTCTGATGATCTGTACCGGGACGGGCGCTGCACCGATGCGCGCGATGACCGAATACCGCCGTCGTCGCCGCATGAAAGGGGCGACCGGCAAGCTGATGCTGTTCTTTGGTGCGCGCACGCAAGGCGAGTTGCCGTACTTCGGTCCGCTGCTCAATCTGCCGAAGGATTTCATCGATACCAATCTCGCGTTCTCGCGCACGCCGGGAAGCCCCAAGCGCTACGTGCAGGATGCGATGCGCGAGCGGGCGGCCGATGTGGCGGCGCTGCTGCGGCATGAGCATACGTACATCTATGTCTGCGGGCTGAAGGGGATGGAGGACGGCGTGCTTCAGGTGTTGCAGACCATTGCCGGTGACGCAGGTCTCGACTGGCAGACGCTCTGGCAGCGGATGAAGACGGAAGGGCGTCTGCATCTGGAAACTTATTGA
- a CDS encoding DJ-1/PfpI family protein encodes MGKKRILVLAGDYVEDYELMVPVQALMAVGHRVEVVCPGKKAGDKVRTAIHDFEGDQTYSEKRGHDFTLNATFDGLSPADFDALVIPGGRAPEYLRLNEQVLAAVRHFAENDKPIAAICHGAQLLAAAGVIEGRECSAYPACAPEVRLAGGKYMEIAIDDAHTDGKLVTAPAWPAHPAWIAQFLAVLGTKIEL; translated from the coding sequence ATGGGCAAGAAGCGGATTCTGGTGTTGGCGGGCGATTACGTCGAAGACTACGAGCTGATGGTGCCGGTGCAGGCGCTGATGGCCGTCGGGCATCGCGTGGAAGTCGTCTGCCCAGGCAAGAAGGCGGGCGACAAGGTGCGTACCGCGATTCACGATTTCGAGGGCGACCAGACCTACAGCGAGAAACGCGGTCACGACTTCACGCTCAACGCGACTTTCGACGGCCTCTCGCCCGCGGACTTCGATGCGCTGGTGATCCCCGGCGGCCGCGCCCCCGAGTATCTGCGGTTGAACGAACAGGTGCTCGCCGCCGTGCGTCACTTCGCCGAGAACGACAAGCCGATTGCCGCGATCTGTCACGGCGCGCAGTTGCTCGCGGCGGCCGGTGTGATCGAAGGGCGCGAGTGCTCGGCATATCCTGCGTGTGCGCCGGAAGTGCGTCTGGCTGGCGGGAAGTACATGGAGATCGCCATCGACGACGCCCATACCGACGGCAAACTCGTCACCGCCCCGGCGTGGCCCGCGCACCCCGCGTGGATCGCGCAGTTCCTCGCTGTGCTCGGCACGAAAATCGAGCTGTAA